The Lentzea guizhouensis genome contains a region encoding:
- a CDS encoding non-ribosomal peptide synthetase, which yields MLADQMSIVDAIRRAVTEHADRSAVETATGTITYRELGARVAAFAARLEERTAPGEFVGIEAARSASTIVAMAAALTSGRPFVVLDPRDSTSNAVKVAALGVSWLARGGELVEVAGEKRAVEADGVAYAIHTSGSTGEPKCVLVAVDPLARMIADHVRRLELTPDSRTLQFARLTFDGCVTEILWTLTSGACLVVVDEERLAPGPVLQATLEDLKITHLKTTPFALTATEPTGSMALRHVVNGGGACRPVLVGKWSVVAAFHNAYGLTETTVCNLLSDVLDPAVHTGSVPLGDVVGDCGYEIVPRPGDPDSRGELVITGRSVAIGYLTADGVQRFGGSYRTGDVVEQRDGQLHFVERADRQLKVRGYRLDPGEIEAAACRFASVVEAVVTAESHDGSEIADALVCYFVGTADERAVRAHLESVLDPYKVPSVVTRIPQMPYTPNGKVDRDALRASRHTEAVSDSPEDRVLALARQLTGVSDASLNDNFFDIGGDSASTVVLVGELRKLGWMDAGVRDVLRAENLRSLTTTLRSRSS from the coding sequence GTGTTGGCAGACCAGATGTCCATTGTGGACGCGATCAGGCGGGCCGTCACCGAGCACGCCGACCGCAGTGCCGTCGAGACCGCCACCGGGACGATCACCTACCGCGAGCTCGGCGCACGGGTCGCCGCGTTCGCCGCGCGGCTGGAGGAACGCACCGCACCAGGTGAGTTCGTCGGGATCGAGGCCGCCCGCAGCGCCTCGACGATCGTCGCCATGGCCGCGGCGCTGACCTCAGGACGGCCGTTCGTGGTGCTCGACCCGCGGGACAGCACGTCGAACGCGGTGAAGGTCGCCGCGCTCGGCGTCTCCTGGCTGGCCAGAGGCGGTGAGCTGGTCGAGGTCGCCGGCGAGAAGCGGGCGGTCGAGGCCGACGGGGTCGCGTACGCGATCCACACCTCGGGCTCGACCGGCGAACCGAAGTGCGTGCTGGTCGCGGTGGACCCGCTGGCGCGCATGATCGCCGACCACGTGCGGCGCCTGGAGCTCACCCCGGACTCCCGCACGCTGCAGTTCGCGCGGCTGACGTTCGACGGCTGCGTCACCGAGATCCTCTGGACGCTGACCTCGGGCGCCTGCCTGGTGGTGGTCGACGAGGAACGGCTGGCACCCGGCCCGGTGCTGCAGGCCACGCTGGAGGACCTGAAGATCACGCACCTGAAGACCACGCCGTTCGCGCTGACCGCCACCGAACCGACGGGCTCGATGGCGTTGCGGCACGTGGTGAACGGTGGTGGCGCGTGCCGTCCGGTGCTGGTCGGGAAGTGGTCGGTGGTGGCCGCGTTCCACAACGCCTACGGGCTGACCGAGACCACCGTCTGCAACCTGCTCAGCGACGTGCTCGACCCGGCCGTGCACACCGGCTCCGTGCCGCTGGGCGACGTCGTCGGCGACTGCGGGTACGAGATCGTGCCGCGTCCCGGTGACCCCGACTCCCGCGGCGAGCTGGTGATCACGGGCCGGAGCGTGGCCATCGGGTACCTGACAGCCGATGGCGTGCAACGGTTCGGGGGCTCCTACCGCACCGGTGACGTGGTCGAGCAGCGCGACGGGCAGCTGCACTTCGTGGAACGCGCGGACCGCCAGCTGAAGGTCCGCGGCTACCGGCTCGACCCCGGCGAGATCGAGGCCGCGGCCTGCCGGTTCGCCAGCGTGGTCGAGGCGGTCGTGACAGCGGAGTCGCACGACGGTTCGGAGATCGCCGACGCGCTGGTCTGCTACTTCGTCGGCACAGCGGACGAACGGGCCGTGCGCGCGCACCTGGAGTCGGTGCTCGACCCGTACAAGGTGCCGTCGGTGGTCACCCGCATCCCGCAGATGCCGTACACGCCGAACGGCAAGGTCGACCGGGACGCCCTGCGCGCCTCCCGGCACACCGAAGCGGTGTCCGACTCGCCGGAGGACCGGGTCCTCGCCCTGGCCCGGCAGCTCACCGGCGTGTCCGACGCGTCGCTGAACGACAACTTCTTCGACATCGGCGGCGACTCGGCCTCGACCGTGGTGCTGGTCGGGGAGCTGCGCAAGCTCGGCTGGATGGACGCGGGCGTGCGGGACGTGCTGCGCGCGGAGAACCTGAGGTCGCTGACCACCACACTGCGTTCGCGGAGCTCGTGA
- a CDS encoding fumarylacetoacetate hydrolase family protein translates to MKLARFSTGISHKVYASLDDGRWVPLALIPGYADAVRLVDLVADDRRGELEEQVRSLAGQGVELDLGDAATVAQGPVWGAGLNYRKHSQDLLTEQPKSGPGSYLRPDGALIGNGGVIELPRQSERVTAEAELGLVIGRECKNVSRDEWLSVVAGVTAVLDMTAEDVIRENPRYIPWAKGFDTFCSVGPQLVTVDEISDFDTIQVSTVRNGEVIASAPVSDMLYDLGYLVEYFTAGRTIAPGTVICTGTPGAAVISAGDSVHAVVEGVGTLAHTVDQAP, encoded by the coding sequence GTGAAGCTGGCGCGGTTCTCCACGGGGATCAGCCACAAGGTGTACGCGAGCCTCGACGACGGGCGGTGGGTGCCGCTGGCGCTCATCCCCGGCTACGCCGACGCGGTGAGGCTGGTGGACCTCGTCGCCGACGATCGGCGCGGCGAGCTGGAAGAGCAGGTCAGAAGCCTCGCGGGACAGGGCGTCGAGCTGGACCTCGGCGACGCGGCGACGGTCGCGCAGGGCCCGGTGTGGGGCGCCGGCCTCAACTACCGCAAGCACTCGCAGGACCTGCTGACCGAGCAGCCCAAGTCCGGCCCCGGCTCCTACCTGCGCCCGGACGGCGCGCTGATCGGCAACGGCGGGGTGATCGAGCTGCCGCGGCAGAGCGAACGCGTCACCGCGGAGGCCGAGCTCGGGCTCGTCATCGGCCGGGAATGCAAGAACGTGTCGCGCGACGAATGGCTTTCCGTTGTCGCCGGCGTGACGGCCGTTCTCGACATGACCGCGGAGGACGTGATTCGGGAGAATCCGCGGTACATCCCGTGGGCGAAGGGATTCGACACGTTCTGCAGTGTCGGCCCGCAGCTGGTGACGGTCGACGAAATCTCCGACTTCGACACAATTCAGGTTTCGACCGTGCGCAACGGTGAGGTCATCGCGTCGGCTCCCGTTTCCGACATGCTCTACGACCTCGGCTACCTGGTGGAGTACTTCACCGCCGGCCGCACCATCGCACCGGGAACGGTCATCTGCACGGGCACCCCGGGCGCCGCCGTGATCTCCGCGGGCGACTCGGTCCACGCCGTGGTGGAGGGCGTCGGCACGCTCGCGCACACCGTTGACCAGGCACCGTGA
- a CDS encoding SDR family oxidoreductase has translation MDLGLAGRTAVVCSSTGGIGEAIARALAAEGADTVVCGRRGDRAQEIAASLPSALGVEADLLAEDGPAALVAATVDRFGPPDVLVLNGPGPRQGPAHDLDVADADGALEALLRPHLRLVALCLPAMRERGWGRILAVGSSGVAAPLPNMALSNIGRAALAGYLKTLAGEVAAAGITVNMVLPGRIETERLAAVDTANAERTGRTVAEVRQSSTATIPAGRYGRPEEFAAVAAFLCGAPASYITGTAVRCDGGLVRHL, from the coding sequence ATGGATCTCGGACTGGCGGGACGCACCGCTGTCGTTTGTTCGTCGACCGGCGGAATCGGGGAGGCGATCGCCCGCGCGCTCGCCGCGGAGGGTGCCGACACGGTCGTGTGCGGCCGCCGGGGTGACCGCGCTCAGGAGATCGCCGCGTCGTTGCCCAGCGCTCTCGGGGTGGAGGCCGACCTCCTCGCGGAGGACGGTCCCGCCGCGCTCGTCGCCGCGACGGTCGACCGGTTCGGGCCACCGGACGTGCTGGTGCTCAACGGCCCAGGCCCGCGCCAGGGGCCCGCGCACGACCTGGACGTGGCCGACGCCGACGGCGCACTGGAAGCGTTGCTGCGGCCCCACCTCCGGCTCGTCGCGCTGTGCCTGCCCGCGATGCGGGAACGCGGCTGGGGCCGGATCCTCGCGGTCGGCTCCAGCGGGGTCGCGGCACCACTGCCGAACATGGCGCTGTCGAACATCGGCCGGGCCGCCCTCGCCGGATACCTCAAGACCCTCGCCGGTGAGGTGGCCGCGGCCGGCATCACGGTGAACATGGTGCTGCCGGGCCGGATCGAGACCGAACGCCTGGCCGCCGTCGACACCGCGAACGCCGAACGGACCGGCCGCACGGTGGCCGAGGTCCGGCAGTCGTCGACCGCCACGATCCCGGCCGGCCGCTACGGGCGCCCGGAGGAGTTCGCCGCCGTGGCCGCGTTCCTGTGCGGTGCGCCCGCCTCGTACATCACCGGCACGGCGGTGCGCTGCGACGGCGGTCTCGTCCGGCACCTGTAG
- a CDS encoding LmbU family transcriptional regulator has product MSFDDWERAGRRLAELVDSSAWSLGDWLVFGKEHYSDRYQHAVRAVGLSYQTLRNYAWVAGRFDLTRRRAALTFQHHAEVASLPPDVQEYLLMQAETNSWTTRQLRSAIRGEKDSGNEVSADSRISVPQDRVGTWRQAADVVGQDFEQWLVTNLDRAAERTLRTGQALRVVS; this is encoded by the coding sequence TTGAGCTTCGACGACTGGGAACGTGCCGGGCGCAGGCTGGCCGAGCTCGTGGATTCCTCCGCGTGGTCGCTCGGTGATTGGCTCGTGTTCGGCAAGGAGCACTACTCCGATCGCTACCAGCACGCCGTGCGGGCGGTCGGTCTGAGCTATCAGACATTGCGCAACTACGCTTGGGTGGCCGGGCGGTTCGATTTGACGAGGCGGCGCGCGGCGTTGACATTTCAACACCACGCAGAAGTCGCCTCGTTGCCGCCGGATGTTCAGGAATACCTGCTGATGCAGGCGGAAACGAATTCGTGGACGACTCGTCAGCTGCGGTCCGCCATTCGCGGCGAAAAAGACTCCGGGAACGAGGTTTCGGCTGACTCGCGCATCAGCGTCCCGCAGGACCGCGTCGGGACCTGGCGGCAGGCGGCCGACGTGGTCGGGCAGGACTTCGAGCAGTGGCTCGTGACGAACCTCGACCGCGCGGCCGAACGCACGTTGCGGACCGGCCAGGCTCTGCGCGTCGTCTCCTGA